From the genome of Arthrobacter russicus:
CCACGATGTGCAGTTCGGTGCCCTGGGCCGCACCGAGCGTCATCAGCATCATCACGGACTGCCCGTCCACGCCGTTGATCTCGATCTCCACGTTCATCGCGCCCAAGGCCGCCGCCAGGGTGGCGGCAGGGCGGGCGTGCAAACCCATCGGGTTCAGCAGCACCGCATCGGCACGGATCGTGCGATCGCTGCCGGATGCGGCCGGCGCGGGTTCGGCTCCGGGCGGTGCGATGCCCAATGCGCTGCCGGTCAGCGCGGTTTCGGCGGCCGCACGGACGGCCGGCAGCCCGGCGCCGGCTTGGGCCGCCACCGCGGCGGCCACCGCGCCTTCCACCAGCGGAGCGTCCGCCAGTT
Proteins encoded in this window:
- the dhaM gene encoding dihydroxyacetone kinase phosphoryl donor subunit DhaM; amino-acid sequence: MRVALLIVSHSAKLADGVVELAGQMAPDVTILAAGGMDDGGLGTSLGKIGAAIATAGDSGMLILTDLGSAVMTAEAALDLAGGPAGVQLADAPLVEGAVAAAVAAQAGAGLPAVRAAAETALTGSALGIAPPGAEPAPAASGSDRTIRADAVLLNPMGLHARPAATLAAALGAMNVEIEINGVDGQSVMMLMTLGAAQGTELHIVASGPDAQRAVDLVRTEVANGFGEI